The following proteins come from a genomic window of Pyxidicoccus sp. MSG2:
- a CDS encoding FecCD family ABC transporter permease codes for MSEARAQGFRASRVLALFGAFLALACVAFAVAVRFGEQPISLTAALTDPTSTDAVIFWSLRLPRALLGAIVGAGLAVSGTTLQGLLRNPLADPFVLGVSGGAALGATVALAVGLATVGEVAPGLGGALSRLSAPALFSFLGAGASILFVLSASQGHAARAPYAALLTGVVFNAFAAAAITLVKTLSDPDRLGEILYWLSGALGYERGATLALSALLQAGAIGVMWALSARLNLLSLGDDDAATLGVPVRATRRWLLLASSASVAGAVALTGLIGFVGLIVPHLLRLAFGPDQRLLVPLSALGGAAFLVLADLLARLAFPLFGAEPPVGVVTALLGGPLFLVLLRRRAGLGQV; via the coding sequence ATGAGCGAAGCGCGCGCCCAAGGCTTCCGGGCCTCGCGAGTCCTGGCGCTCTTCGGGGCCTTCCTCGCGCTGGCCTGCGTCGCCTTCGCCGTGGCCGTGCGCTTCGGCGAGCAGCCCATCTCCCTCACCGCCGCGCTGACGGACCCGACCTCCACCGACGCGGTCATCTTCTGGTCCCTGCGCCTGCCTCGCGCGCTGCTCGGCGCCATCGTCGGCGCGGGGCTCGCCGTCTCGGGCACCACGCTCCAGGGCCTCTTGCGCAACCCCCTGGCCGACCCCTTCGTGCTCGGTGTCTCCGGCGGCGCCGCGCTGGGCGCCACGGTGGCGCTCGCCGTGGGCCTGGCCACCGTGGGCGAGGTGGCCCCCGGCCTGGGCGGCGCGCTGTCCCGCCTGTCCGCCCCCGCGCTCTTCTCCTTCCTCGGCGCGGGCGCCTCCATCCTCTTCGTCCTCTCCGCCAGCCAGGGCCACGCCGCCCGCGCGCCCTACGCCGCGCTCCTCACCGGTGTCGTCTTCAACGCCTTTGCCGCCGCCGCCATCACCCTCGTGAAGACGCTGTCCGACCCGGACCGGCTCGGCGAAATCCTCTACTGGCTCTCGGGCGCCCTCGGCTACGAGCGCGGCGCCACGCTGGCCCTGTCCGCGCTCCTCCAGGCAGGCGCCATCGGCGTCATGTGGGCGCTGTCCGCGCGGCTCAACCTCCTGTCGCTCGGAGACGATGACGCGGCCACGCTCGGCGTGCCCGTGCGAGCCACCCGCCGTTGGCTGCTGCTGGCCTCCAGTGCCAGCGTGGCCGGCGCGGTGGCCCTCACCGGCCTCATCGGCTTCGTGGGGCTCATCGTCCCGCACCTGCTCCGGCTCGCCTTCGGTCCGGACCAGCGGCTCCTGGTGCCGCTGTCCGCGCTGGGGGGCGCCGCCTTCCTCGTGCTCGCGGACCTGCTGGCACGGCTGGCCTTCCCGCTCTTCGGCGCGGAGCCTCCCGTGGGCGTCGTCACCGCGCTCCTCGGAGGCCCGCTCTTCCTCGTCCTGCTGCGTCGCAGGGCCGGGCTGGGGCAGGTCTGA